CAGGATAAAACGGGGATCTGATAAATATTTCACGTTGAGCGTGACGCACCACGAGTACAGCTTGCCGGTCGAATACCGGACGGCTTCCGCCCTGCGGGTGATCCTCGTGGCAAGCGGGGGCGTGAAACGCAATCCTCTGCGAGTCACGATTAACCTGAACGCACTCGAGATCCGCGACCTCGACATATTTACCGGACGTTCACGTCGAGAGACTCACAGATGCCGGACATCGGTGATTACAGTGAGAATGATATGGAGTAACATGTAACgtcgaatatataaataaacggCTCTCGAGTGCGCTAAGTTTTGAGCGCTACACAGAAATCGCGAATCGTTGTCGTAAGAATCGTCGAGCGGTGTTTTGAGAAGCTTCGTATCTTTTTTACTTACCAAATCAACTGGATAGAAGCGACCAGGAAGAAGACGGAAGCTCTGACCAACTCTGACCGGCGGCTTTTATTGCAGAGCGAATCAGCGAATCAagataaatatgaataaataagataaactCGAGCGTTATCACAAAATTCACAAAGATATGCCTGTTACTACGGGCGCTTTTCGAGTGCGCGTGCCACGTCTAGGTATTCGTAAATCAAGACTGTTCGTGATAATTGCTTTAtcattctttattatataatttttatatataataagtttcctcattctaaatattacagtagaataaattattatattttttttaatattcatgtaatttataataatttataattcttttgattaattttaataattttaattttattttaattcaataatttataatatagtaacgtagaataatttatcattgcatttttcttaagtatctatataatttataataatttataataatagttttttatgTATATGAATTTCACGCATAATAGCATTCCAATTAAAGTAGTAATTTGTCTATGTAATAAATCAACAGTTAATAAATTTGgtcatttataaatcataatgtttattacattattacttagaacaatttttttttattttctgtggGGGCCCCAAGGATACCACTAATTTATAACGTAAATGTACGTGACTGAATTCAATAAACTTCACTATTCACGTTCTAGAACCtttcaattttaaacgtttGTTTCACTGTTTTTCTTATATCAGCATGGTCGAGTGTTCGAGTGTTCGTGACATCGTGAGCGTCTGTCTGCAGATGTAATGCATATTTCTCACacaattttttactcttttcaattgattttattgattGTGTTTGAAGAATTGTGCTATAGGTAATATAGAATAGaaagtaatatttgaatttaagtATTGCTTCATTGAAATCGTCGAACCAAGTATGACAGTTTTTTAAGAGTATCAGAATTTTGTGATTGTAAAAATCTTTGGTTTGAAGTTTCTTAAATGAGTttacaataacaataaaatttaaaagattgtaTGAAAATTATGTGCTCTACACGatgtgttttatttattttaaaaaatgatgagtTTGAATTTTCTGTAGCATCACAATTTTTAGAGACATTGCATTatgtgttaatatatttttatgcaggtCTTAGAGgagcttataataaatttggtGGAGACATTAAACATCTGCTATACTTGTAAGCAGTAATTTGATTGTTCTAAATCATGGCGCATTACAAAGGAGCAGCCAGCGAAGCTGGCCGAGCCATGCAGTTGATGAAGAAACGAGAAATTGCACAGCAAGAGATAGAACTGCGAAAGAAGAAAATTGAAGATGACTTGAAGATTCATAACATAGAGAATAAGTTTGCGACTCATTACAATGCTGTTGAGCAACAATTAAAGACTTCCACAATTGGCTTGGTCACATTGAATGAAATGAAAGCAAAGCAGGAGAACATAGTGAAAGAACGCGAAAGAAAGCTTGCTCAGAAGGAACGAGAGCGAGAACAGGAAAAAGAAAGAGCATTGGCGGCTAAACAGGCGGAAAAGAACAAGCAGAAAAGGCAGATTCAAGCCCTGTCCTTTAATTTGGATGAAGATGAAGATGAAGCTGAGATTTCTGATGAGGACAACGCAGAAAAATCTATGGAATCAGAGAATGCACGATGTAACAGTCCTGAAATCAAGAAGATCAAGAAAAATCCAGATGTAGATACAAGTTTCCTGCCAGATagggaaagagaagaagaggaaaataaACTTAGAGAAGAATTGAGGCAAGAGTGGGCTACAAAGCAAAATGCATTAAAGGAGGAagagatcgaaatcacattcaGTTATTGGGACGGATCTGGCCATCGTCGAAGTGTTATAATGAAGAAAGGTAAAGTATTTCAATGACCAGAAAAttgtgcaattttaaaaatatctaatctACATATGACACTCGAGCAAAATTTtcactaattttattttgatcacTTGATTGTATCACTTGAAACATTagcatatatgtgtgtgtatattttatgtTCTACTGTATACATTTgttaagaattttctttttttacacagGAAATTCTATCTATCAGCTTCTTCAGAGATGCTTGGAAGTCCTGAGGCGTGAATTTAGTGAGCTTAAAACAGTTATGGCAGATCAATTGATGTATGTTAAGGAGGATCTTATATTACCACACCATTATACATTCTATGATTTTATTGTAACCAAGGTAAGAATATAGTGAAACTTGAATGATAAAGCTTATGAAATAACAtcacaataaagttttaatatatatattatgtaatcaGGCACGAGGAAAGAGCGGACCTTTGTTCACATTTGATGTTCACGATGACATTCGCGTTATGCATGACGCTTCTGTTGAAACTGAGGAGTCACATGCTGGAAAAGTTTTACTTAGGTATTTGTTATTAAAGGACCAgtttaattgtacaattttttcgcatattttttcttgcattttgCTATATGCTTTTCATATTTTCAGATCATGGTACGAGAGGAACAAACACATTTTTCCAGCGAGTAGATGGGAACCCTTTGATCCAACGAAAAGTTACGACAAGTATACAGTGTCggataaaaataagaagaaagaCAAGATCTGATAAACTTACAACAAATTATCCAATTCCATTTAAAGTATTCAAAAGACTGTAAAATATAATGCTAATGAATAGCTT
The Solenopsis invicta isolate M01_SB chromosome 16, UNIL_Sinv_3.0, whole genome shotgun sequence genome window above contains:
- the LOC105203687 gene encoding protein FAM50 homolog isoform X2 produces the protein MAHYKGAASEAGRAMQLMKKREIAQQEIELRKKKIEDDLKIHNIENKFATHYNAVEQQLKTSTIGLVTLNEMKAKQENIVKERERKLAQKEREREQEKERALAAKQAEKNKQKRQIQALSFNLDEDEDEAEISDEDNAEKSMESENARCNSPEIKKIKKNPDVDTSFLPDREREEEENKLREELRQEWATKQNALKEEEIEITFSYWDGSGHRRSVIMKKGNSIYQLLQRCLEVLRREFSELKTVMADQLMYVKEDLILPHHYTFYDFIVTKARGKSGPLFTFDVHDDIRVMHDASVETEESHAGKVLLRSWYERNKHIFPASRWEPFDPTKSYDKYTVSDKNKKKDKI
- the LOC105203687 gene encoding protein FAM50 homolog isoform X1 — its product is MAHYKGAASEAGRAMQLMKKREIAQQEIELRKKKIEDDLKIHNIENKFATHYNAVEQQLKTSTIGLVTLNEMKAKQENIVKERERKLAQKEREREQEKERALAAKQAEKNKQKRQIQALSFNLDEDEDEAEISDEDNAEKSMESENARCNSPEIKKIKKNPDVDTSFLPDREREEEENKLREELRQEWATKQNALKEEEIEITFSYWDGSGHRRSVIMKKGNSIYQLLQRCLEVLRREFSELKTVMADQLMYVKEDLILPHHYTFYDFIVTKARGKSGPLFTFDVHDDIRVMHDASVETEESHAGKVLLRYLLLKDQFNCTIFSHIFSCILLYAFHIFRSWYERNKHIFPASRWEPFDPTKSYDKYTVSDKNKKKDKI